GCCTGTACGATGTCTACCACTCCGGCTGGTTCCTGACCATTCTGGCCTTCCTGGTGCTGTCCACCACACTGTGCATCGTGCGCAATGGCCCGGGCTTCATCAAGGACATGAAGGCCTATCGCGAAAAGGCGTCGGACAACTCGCTGGCAGCGATGAAGCACAGTGTTGAAATCGACGCCGCCGGCAGCGACCCCGCCATCCTGCGCGCCTACCTGCGCGCCCAGGGCTGGCGCTGGCGCGAACACCTGCGCGCAGACGGCAGCCTGGTGCTGGCCGCCAAGAAGGGTGCCGCCAGCAAGCTGGGCTACTTCTTCGCCCACATCGCGCTGGTGGTGATTTGTATCGGCGGCCTGATGGATGGCAACCTGCCGCTGAAGCTGGCAGAAATGGTGGGCAGCGTGGTGCCGGAAACCCGCGACATCCCGCAAAGCCAGATCCCGCCCCAAAGCCGCCTTTCTACTTCCAACCTGTCTTTCCGCGGCAATGTCACCATCGCCGAGGGCAAGAGCGGTGACGTGATCTTCCTGAACTCCGGCAATGGCTATCTGGTGCAGGACCTGCCCTTTACCGTGACCCTGAAGAAGTTCTATGTCGACTACTACAGCAATGGCATGCCCAAGCTGTTTGCCAGTGACATTGCCGTCACCGACAAGGCCACAGGCAAGGTGACCGAAGCCCAGGTGAAGGTGAACCATCCGCTGATCGTGGACGGTGTGGCCATCTACCAGGCCAGCTTTGGCGATGGCGGTTCTCCGCTGAGCTTCAAGGCATGGAACCTGGATGCCCCGCAAATGACACCGGTAACCATCAAGGGCATTTCCATGGCCGGCCAGCCTCTGCGTGCCAATGGCAAGGACTACAGCCTGGAATTCGGCGAGCTGCGGGTGTTCAATATCGAGAACATGGGCGGCAAGAATACCGATGGCGGCGACAAGAGCCTGTCCCAGCGCATGCAGGATGCACGCGAGGTGAAACACGAGAAACAGCTGAAGAACATCGGCCCGTCCGTTACCTTCAAGCTGCGTGACAAACAGGGTCAGGCGGTGGAGTTCCACCATTACATGGCACCGATTCAGCAAGATGGTGCCAGCTACCTGGTAGCCGGTGTGCGCAACAAGGTATCGGACCCCTTCCAGTACCTGCGCCTGCCACTGGACGACAGCATGTCGCTGGACAGTTTCATGCGACTGCGCACAGCATTCATGAATCCGGCGCTCTATGATGAAATCGCCAAGCGCACTACTGCCAAGGCCATGCAGGGCTCGGCCATCAGTCCGGCCATGCAGCAGCAGTTTGCCAATAGCGTGAAATGGATTCTGGGCCGCTTTGCCCAGGGTGGCTTTGTGGCCCTGGAGCAGTTTCTGGATGAAAAAGTACCGCAGGACAAGCGTCAGGCCGTGGCCCAGACCTATGTGAAGATCCTGCAAGGTGCGGTGGTGGACGTGATGGACGTGGCTGATGCCAAGGCCGGAATCAAGCCGGTAGCCATGGATGGCAAGCGTTACCGCTTCCTGCTGGACAGCCTGGTGGGTATCAGCGCGCTGCATGATTACAACGCACCGGTGTTCCTGCAACTGCAGGGCTTTGATCAGGTGCAGGCTTCCGGCTTGCAACTAACCCGCTCACCGGGCAAAAACCTGGTGTATCTTGGCTCGCTGATGCTGGTAATCGGCATCGTGCTGATGTTCTATGTCCGGGAAATCCGCCTGTGGATACGCTGCGCACCCGGCAGCGTCAGGGTGGCAATGAGTTCCAACCGGCACAAGCGTGACCTGGATGCGGACTTCCGTCGCCACAGCGAGGCAATTCAACAGTTGGTACGAGGTAAGTGATGGAACTGGCTCAATCCTTTGTCGAACAACCGCTGTACAAGCGCCTGAAAACCGCAGACTGGCTATACGCCGTGCTGATCCTGGTGGCGGCCGCTCAGGCCTGGCGGCTGTACAACCCCTTCATGGACGGCTATGAACAGGCCATTCTGGCTGGCTCCGCCATCGGCCTGGTGGCACTTGGCTGGTTCTGGAAAGCCTGGCGCTGGTTCTTCCCGCTGTCCGCCGGTGTGGCCCTGATTGGCATCAGCCTGTACCACGGCCAGCTTGCGCGTGGCCAGACCGCGTTCTGGCTGAAGTTCCTGCTATCCAGCCAGTCCGCCATCATGTGGATGTGCACACTGTTCTTCCTGGCCACCCTGGTGTACTGGGCCGGGCTTGTCAGCCGCTCGGCCATGCTCGCGCGCATGGGCAGCGGTCTGACCTGGGCGGCAGCGATGATGGGAGCGGCGGGTCTGTTCGTGCGCTGGTACGAAAGCTATCTGATCGGCAGTGATGTCGGCCATATTCCTGTATCCAACCTGTACGAAGTCTTCATCCTGTTTTCGCTGATCACCGCCCTGATGTATCTGTACTACGAAGCCCGCTTTGCCACGCGTCAGGCCGGTGCTTTCGTGCTGCTGGTGATCTCTGCCGCAGTCGGCTTCATCCTGTGGTACAGCTTTGATCGCCAGGCGCATGAAATCCAGCCGCTGATTCCGGCCCTGCAATCGTGGTGGATGAAGATTCATGTTCCTGCAAACTTTGTCGGTTATGGTGCGTTTGCCATGTCGGCCATGCTGGGTGTGGCCGAGCTGCTGGTGCTCAAGGGCTGGCTGAAAGACCGCCTGCCCAGCGCGGAAGTGCTGGACGAAATGATGTACAAGGCCATTTCCATCGGCTTTCTGTTCTTTACCATTGCCACCATTCTGGGGGCGATGTGGGCGGCAGATGCCTGGGGTGGCTACTGGAGCTGGGACCCGAAGGAAACCTGGGCGCTGATCGTGTGGCTGAACTACGCCGCCTGGTTGCATATCCGTCTGGTGAAGGGCTGGCGCGGCGAACCGCTGGCCTGGTGGGCGGTGATCGGCCTGCTGGTCACCACCTTCGCCTTCCTCGGCGTGAACATGTATCTGACCGGCCTGCATTCCTACGGCGGCCTGTAATCCTCCCCCAGCCCCGGCCTGCAGCATCGCCGGGGCTTTGCTTTGCCTGCACCACGGACAAGATGGCCGTGGTTTGTTATTGTGTTGACTGTTTCTTTTCAAGGACCCCGTTTTTACATCATGGATTTATCCTGGCTGTCTGACCCTTATGCCCTGCTCGGCCTCCTCACCCTGATTGTGCTGGAGGTAGTACTCGGCGTCGACAACCTGATTTTTGTGGCCATCCTGGCCGAAAAACTTCCGCCACATCAGCGCGACCGCGCCCGGGTGCTGGGCCTGTCGCTGGCGCTGATCATGCGCCTGTTCATGCTGGCCGGCATCAGTTGGCTGGTAAAACTCACCGAACCACTGTTTTCCGTACTGGGCCAGAGCTTTTCCGGCCGCGACCTCATCATGCTGGGCGGCGGCCTGTTCCTGCTGTTCAAGGCCACCATGGAGCTGCACGAGCGGCTGGAGGGGGTGGAACACAGCGAGGGTAATGGCCAGAAGGCCTACGCCGCCTTTGCCACGGTTGTCGTGCAGATCCTGGTACTGGATGCGGTGTTCTCCATCGATTCCGTCGTCACCGCCATCGGCATGTCCGAACACCTGGGCATCATGATGCTGGCAGTGGTGATTGCCATGAGCATGATGATCATGGCCAGCAAACCGCTGACCCGCTTCGTCAATGCCCACCCCACCGTGGTGATGCTGTGCCTGGGCTTCTTGCTGATGATCGGCTTCAGCCTGATTGCCGACGGCTTCGGCTTCCATATTCCCAAGGGCTATCTGTACGCCGCCATCGGTTTCTCGGTGCTGATCGAAGTGTTTAACCAGGTGGCCAATGTCAATCACCAGCGCTATCTGAACAGCCGCAACACCTTCCGCTCCCGTACCGCCGACACCGTGCTGCGCCTGCTGGGCAATGCGCCGCTGCAACACGGCAGCCATAACGAGCAGGAACACGAGGAAGGCCCGCATGAGGATGCGGAAGAAGCTTTTGCCCACAACGAACGGGCGATGATCCACAGCGTGCTGACACTGGCAGAACGCCCGATCCGGGTGATTGCCACCCCGCGTTCCGACATCCACCGCCTGGACATCAGCCAGGACGCCGACAAGCAACGCAAGGTATTGCGTGACAGCCCCTACTCCCGCTTGCTGGTGGTGGGTGCCGGCCGTATCGACGAGCCGCTGGGCATCGTGGCACGCAAGGACCTGCTGGCCCAGTTGCTGGATGGCCAGACACTGGACGTGATGGCCGCGCTGCGCCAGCCGCTGGTGCTGCCGGAAGGCATGACGGTGCTCAAAGCCATGGAAGCCTTCCGCCAACAGGCCGCCGACATGGCCTTTGTGGTGAATGAATTCGGCAGCCTGGAAGGCATCGTCACCCAGAAAGACCTGATGGAAGCCATTGCCGGCGACTTCCCGGAAGAACACGAGCGCCACGAGCAGCCGGCGCTGGTACAAGGCGAGGATGGCAGTCTGGATGTGGAAGGCAGCACCGAACTGGTGACGCTGGAGCAGTACATCGAACTGGGCAATTACGAGGACGAGGATTTCCACACTGTAGCCGGCCTGCTGATGCACCGGCTGGAGCGCATCCCATGCCAGGGCGACAGCATCCGCGAAGCGGGCTGGGACATTGTGGTGACCGAGCAAAAAGGCAACCGTACCGAGCGGGTCAGCATCCGCCCGCTGCCCAAGCTGGATGATGAGCAAGGCTGAGGCCGCCATCGTACCGGGCCACTGGCATCTGTACGTGCTGGAGTGCCGTGACGGCGCGCTGTATACCGGCATCAGCAATGATGTGGCGCGGCGCTATGCCGCGCATCTGGCCGGGAAAGGGGCGCGTTACACCCGAATCAACCCGCCGCAGCGCATTGCACTGGTTCACCCCTTTGCCGACAAGTCGCAGGCGCTGAAGGCCGAATACGCCTTCAAGCGCCTGTCCGCCGCCGCCAAGCGCCAGCTGGTGGCAGGCGGCGACCTGAGCGGCTGGCTGACGGCACGCGCCGCCCCGACCGACACCAATCAATAAACAAAGCGTTCGCGCAGCTCGTCCAGGTTCAGCTCATGCAGAATGGCTTCCTGCCGTTCACGCGCACTCTGTTTGCCCTTGCCGGTTTTTTTGGCAATGATCAGTTCGTTCTTCATCGAATGTTCCCAGCCCACCAGCTCGGTCACCGTCAGCTGGTAACCACGCGCCTCCAGCTGCAGGCAACGCAGCACATTGGTCAGCTGGCTGCCGAATTCGCGGGTGTGGATGGGGTGACGCCACAGTTCGGACAAGGGTGTCTTGCCGAAAGTCTCGTTCTTCTTCTGCCGCAACACCGCAGCCACCTCGGCCTGACAGCAGGGCACCAGCACGATGTACTTGGCATCCTTGGCCAACGCAAAGCGGATGGCGTCGTCGGTGGCGGTGTTGCAGGCGTGCAAGGCGGTAATGATGTCCACCTGGGCCGGCAACTGCTCGGAGGTAATGGACTGCTCCACCGTCAGGTTGAGAAAACCCATGCGGTCAAAGCCCAAACGTTCGGCCAGCTCTTCCGAGCGGCTGACCAGCTCTGGCCGGGTTTCGATGCCGTACACCCGACCGGCCTCCTTGTCCTTGAGAAACAGGTCGTACAGGATGAAGCCCAGATAGGACTTGCCCGCGCCGTGGTCGGCCAGGCTGACGTCCCCCTTGCTTTGCAGCACGTCCTGCATCAAGGGCTCGATGAACTGGTACAGGTGATACACCTGCTTGAGCTTGCGGCGGGTGTCCTGGTTGATCTTGCCGTCGCGGGTGAGAATATGCAGTTCTTTGAGCAACTCCAGCGACTGCTGCGGTTTGATTTCGGGAATCAGGCTCATCATGGCCTCCGGTAAAGCGGGAATGGCGCGATTTTACCAGTTTCAGCCGCCCAGCCCCGACAAGCTTGGCCGCAGCGGCCGACCATGCCACAATTTGCCATCCCAATTGCACCGAGCATCGCCATGGCCCTGCAGTATCACCTGATTCCGGTTACCCCCTTTGCCCAGAACTGCAGCGTGCTGTGGTGCGATGTCAGCCGTGAAGCGGCCATTGTCGATGCTGGAGGCGATATTGCCCGCATCCGTGCCTGGATCGAACAAAAGGGCCTGACCGTCACCAAGCTGCTGCTGACCCACGGCCATATCGACCATGCCGGTGGTGCCGGCGAGCTGGCCGCCCAGCTGGGCGTGCAGATTGAAGGCCCGGAACAGAGCGAAAGTTTCTGGCTGGACCAGCTGCCCAATCAGGGCCGCATGTTCGGCTTTCCCTCCAGCCCGGCCCTCACCCCGGAGCGCTGGCTGAACGAGGGCGATACCGTCAGCATCGGCCAGGAAACGCTGCAGGTGATCCACTGCCCGGGCCATACCCCCGGCCATGTGGTGTTCTACAGCGCCACCGCCGGCGTGCTGGTGGCCGGTGACGTGTTGTTCCAGGGTTCCATCGGTCGCACCGACTTCCCGATGGGCAATCACCAGCAGCTGATTGATGCCATCCAGCAAAAGCTGTTCCTGCTGCCGGACGATACCGTGGTGATTCCCGGCCACGGCCCGCTCACCACTATTGGTGACGAAAAACGCCATAATCCCTTCGTGGCGGATGCCCGCTTCCGCTGATGTCGCCCGCCTTTGAACTGGCGGTGCTGGCGCTGGTACGGCAGATTCCACCCGGCCGGGTCAGCAGCTATGGCGTACTGGCCGCAGCTGCCGGTTTCCCGCGCCACGCCCGTCATGTCGGCAAATTGCTGGGCAGCCTGCCGGATGGCCATGGCCTGCCCTGGCACCGGGTGGTGAACAGTGCCGGTCGCTTGTCCCGCCCCGGCAGCGAGCAGGCCGACTGGCAGCGGGTGCTGCTGGAACAGGAAGGCATAGAATTTTCCGATAGCGGCGGCATCAGCCTGTTTCGTTACGGCTGGCCGGATAGCGCCTACTTACCAGCCGATGTCCGCTGATGGCGACAGTTGCTGCATATTGTCCAACAGCAATACAGCCCGTTTTCATAATGTTGCTGAAATGTTACGTCGCTTGAACTGAAACTTTTCAATGTAGAGACTTGTGCGCTACCCTGCGCGCCCCCGTATGGTCTGCCCTGCGGGTTTTACATAAAAAAAGTTCACTTAGGCGGAAAAAATGAAAGCTCGCAAACTGCTGCTGGCCCTGTCCCTGATCAGCGGCTCCACCCTGGCGCATGCCGACAACTGGACTTTTGCCAATGTCAGCGCCAACTACCTCGACTGGTCGTCCCGCACTACCGAGCAAAGCGGCAAGAAAGACTTCGGCTACCTGGAAGCCGAAGGCGGCATGGGTGGCAACTGGGGTGATGTCTACGGCTTCTTCGACCTGGAAAACCCGGGCAAGAGTGGCGATGGCCTGAACGGCTACGACCGCCGCTACACCACCAAGGCTATTGGCCGCTTCAACCTGACCCAGCTTGGCAATGTACCGGTGCAGCTGTACGCACATGTTTACGACACCCGTGGCAACAACTTCTTCAGCCAGAACCGCGTGCTGGGCCTGAGCACCGAGCTGAAATACGGCAACCTCACCATCAAGCCCTTCATTGGCGCACACAACGAGCTGGACTCCTTCGGCATCGGTTCCGGCTACAACGGCTGGATGGCCGGCTATGTGCTGCTGTATCCGTTCACTGCCTTCGGTCAGTCCTTCCTGGTGACCCAGTGGCATGAAACCGAATTCGCCCGCAAGCAGCAATTCGTGGCCAACTACAAGCACAACACCGGTGAAAACGGTGCCATCGCCCTGTGGTGGAATGTGAACAAGCGCTTCACTACCGGCGTGCAGTACCGCTATGCCGACCAGAAGCTGGGCTCGGCCGAATACCAGAACGCCGTGATCTACAGCGCCAAGTACAATTTCTGATCCAGCGCCGATCACTGTTGTAGCCGTAATGCAAAACGCCTCCTGATGGAGGCGCCAGGCTGCTGACTATGTAATTTGGTGCGATGGCACAGGGCCCGGCAAAGCCGGGCCTTTCGATTAAGTTATTGCGTCCGCAGCCTTCCCGTCTATTCCCAATCCCCCCGCCCTTTCCCTGAAAGGGAGCCTCGCTTTCCTTCCGGAAAGCGAGAGAGGGGTTTGATGTAAATCGGGCTTACTTGCTCTTGTTGGCCTGACGGTACAGCTGGATCAGCCGGCGGGTGGAGCTGTCGTGCTCGGCCGTTTTCAGCTTGCCGGTCAGCTCGCCGTGGATGGTTTTGGCCAGTTGCTTGCCCAGTTCCACCCCCCACTGGTCGAAGCTGTTGATGCCCCAGATTACGCCTTGCACAAAGATCTTGTGCTCATACAGCGCAATCAGCGAACCCAGGTTGCGCGGGTCGAGGAAGCTCATCAGCAAGGTATTGGTGGGACGGTTGCCGGCAAACACCTTATGCGGCACCAGTGCTTCCAGCGCATCGCCCTTCATGCCTTGTGCGGCCAGTTCTTCGCGTACTTCGTCGGCGGTCTTGCCGCGCATGAAGGCCTCGGCCTGGGCAAACACGTTGGCCAGCAGGATTTCATGGTGACCCGGCAGGCTGCCACGGCTTTCCAGCGAGGCGATCAGGTCGATCGGCGAAATATGGGTGCCCTGGTGCAGGAGCTGGAAGAAGGCATGCTGGCCGTTGATGCCGGTTTCACCCCAGATGATGGGCGCGGTTTCAAAATTGACCGGATTGCCGTTGAGCTGGGTCTGCTTGCCGTTGGACTCCATGTCCAGCTGCTGGATGAAGGCCGGCAGGCGGTGCAGGTACTGGTCGTACGGCGCAATCACATGGCTGCCGCCACCAAAATAGTTGATGTACCAGATACCGATCATCGCCAGCAGCACCGGCATGTTCTGCTCGAACGGCGCATTGCGGAAATGCTGGTCCATGATGTGGGCACCGTTGAGCAGCTCGGTGAAGTTTTCTTCACCCAGATACAGCATGATGGGCAGGCCGATGGCCGACCACAGGCTGTAACGGCCACCTACCCAGTCCCAGAATTCGAACATGTTTGACGGGTCGATACCGAAATCGGCCACCGCCTTCTGGTTGGTGGACACGGCAACAAAGTGCTTGGCCACCGCTTTTTCGTCACGCGCTCGCTGCAGGAACCAGTCGCGTGCGGTCAGCGCATTGGTCAGGGTTTCCTGGGTGGTGAAGGTTTTGGATTCCACCACAAACAGGGTGGTTTCCGAGTGCACCTTCTTCAGGGTTTCCTTCAGCTGGGCACCGTCCACATTGGAAACAAAGTGCATGTTCATGCGCGGGTGACCAAACGGGCGCAGCGCGCTACACACCATCAGCGGGCCCAGGTCCGAACCGCCAATGCCGATGTTGACGATGTCGGTGATGGGCTGGTTGGTATAACCCAGCCACTCGCCCGAGCGCACCGCATGGGCAAACTTGCCCATGCGTTCCAGCACGGAGTTCACCTTGGGCATCACGTCTTCACCATCAACAAAGATGGGCGAGTTGGTGCGGTTGCGCAGCGCCACATGGAGCACAGCGCGGTTTTCCGTGCTGTTGATCTTTTCGCCCTTGAACATGGCCTTGATGCGTTCCAGCAGCCCGGCTTCACGCGCCAGCTGCATCAGGCCCTTCAGGGTTTCGTCGGTAATGCGGTTCTTGGAGTAATCGAGGAACAGCCC
The sequence above is drawn from the Aquitalea denitrificans genome and encodes:
- a CDS encoding cytochrome c biogenesis protein ResB, coding for MTKNSRHTAVYKLYELFSSMRFAIGLLTILAIASIIGTVLKQNEPYPNYAFEFGQYWFAVFEQLGLYDVYHSGWFLTILAFLVLSTTLCIVRNGPGFIKDMKAYREKASDNSLAAMKHSVEIDAAGSDPAILRAYLRAQGWRWREHLRADGSLVLAAKKGAASKLGYFFAHIALVVICIGGLMDGNLPLKLAEMVGSVVPETRDIPQSQIPPQSRLSTSNLSFRGNVTIAEGKSGDVIFLNSGNGYLVQDLPFTVTLKKFYVDYYSNGMPKLFASDIAVTDKATGKVTEAQVKVNHPLIVDGVAIYQASFGDGGSPLSFKAWNLDAPQMTPVTIKGISMAGQPLRANGKDYSLEFGELRVFNIENMGGKNTDGGDKSLSQRMQDAREVKHEKQLKNIGPSVTFKLRDKQGQAVEFHHYMAPIQQDGASYLVAGVRNKVSDPFQYLRLPLDDSMSLDSFMRLRTAFMNPALYDEIAKRTTAKAMQGSAISPAMQQQFANSVKWILGRFAQGGFVALEQFLDEKVPQDKRQAVAQTYVKILQGAVVDVMDVADAKAGIKPVAMDGKRYRFLLDSLVGISALHDYNAPVFLQLQGFDQVQASGLQLTRSPGKNLVYLGSLMLVIGIVLMFYVREIRLWIRCAPGSVRVAMSSNRHKRDLDADFRRHSEAIQQLVRGK
- the ccsB gene encoding c-type cytochrome biogenesis protein CcsB yields the protein MELAQSFVEQPLYKRLKTADWLYAVLILVAAAQAWRLYNPFMDGYEQAILAGSAIGLVALGWFWKAWRWFFPLSAGVALIGISLYHGQLARGQTAFWLKFLLSSQSAIMWMCTLFFLATLVYWAGLVSRSAMLARMGSGLTWAAAMMGAAGLFVRWYESYLIGSDVGHIPVSNLYEVFILFSLITALMYLYYEARFATRQAGAFVLLVISAAVGFILWYSFDRQAHEIQPLIPALQSWWMKIHVPANFVGYGAFAMSAMLGVAELLVLKGWLKDRLPSAEVLDEMMYKAISIGFLFFTIATILGAMWAADAWGGYWSWDPKETWALIVWLNYAAWLHIRLVKGWRGEPLAWWAVIGLLVTTFAFLGVNMYLTGLHSYGGL
- a CDS encoding TerC family protein; its protein translation is MDLSWLSDPYALLGLLTLIVLEVVLGVDNLIFVAILAEKLPPHQRDRARVLGLSLALIMRLFMLAGISWLVKLTEPLFSVLGQSFSGRDLIMLGGGLFLLFKATMELHERLEGVEHSEGNGQKAYAAFATVVVQILVLDAVFSIDSVVTAIGMSEHLGIMMLAVVIAMSMMIMASKPLTRFVNAHPTVVMLCLGFLLMIGFSLIADGFGFHIPKGYLYAAIGFSVLIEVFNQVANVNHQRYLNSRNTFRSRTADTVLRLLGNAPLQHGSHNEQEHEEGPHEDAEEAFAHNERAMIHSVLTLAERPIRVIATPRSDIHRLDISQDADKQRKVLRDSPYSRLLVVGAGRIDEPLGIVARKDLLAQLLDGQTLDVMAALRQPLVLPEGMTVLKAMEAFRQQAADMAFVVNEFGSLEGIVTQKDLMEAIAGDFPEEHERHEQPALVQGEDGSLDVEGSTELVTLEQYIELGNYEDEDFHTVAGLLMHRLERIPCQGDSIREAGWDIVVTEQKGNRTERVSIRPLPKLDDEQG
- a CDS encoding GIY-YIG nuclease family protein — encoded protein: MMSKAEAAIVPGHWHLYVLECRDGALYTGISNDVARRYAAHLAGKGARYTRINPPQRIALVHPFADKSQALKAEYAFKRLSAAAKRQLVAGGDLSGWLTARAAPTDTNQ
- a CDS encoding class I SAM-dependent methyltransferase, with product MSLIPEIKPQQSLELLKELHILTRDGKINQDTRRKLKQVYHLYQFIEPLMQDVLQSKGDVSLADHGAGKSYLGFILYDLFLKDKEAGRVYGIETRPELVSRSEELAERLGFDRMGFLNLTVEQSITSEQLPAQVDIITALHACNTATDDAIRFALAKDAKYIVLVPCCQAEVAAVLRQKKNETFGKTPLSELWRHPIHTREFGSQLTNVLRCLQLEARGYQLTVTELVGWEHSMKNELIIAKKTGKGKQSARERQEAILHELNLDELRERFVY
- a CDS encoding MBL fold metallo-hydrolase; amino-acid sequence: MALQYHLIPVTPFAQNCSVLWCDVSREAAIVDAGGDIARIRAWIEQKGLTVTKLLLTHGHIDHAGGAGELAAQLGVQIEGPEQSESFWLDQLPNQGRMFGFPSSPALTPERWLNEGDTVSIGQETLQVIHCPGHTPGHVVFYSATAGVLVAGDVLFQGSIGRTDFPMGNHQQLIDAIQQKLFLLPDDTVVIPGHGPLTTIGDEKRHNPFVADARFR
- a CDS encoding MGMT family protein, whose translation is MSPAFELAVLALVRQIPPGRVSSYGVLAAAAGFPRHARHVGKLLGSLPDGHGLPWHRVVNSAGRLSRPGSEQADWQRVLLEQEGIEFSDSGGISLFRYGWPDSAYLPADVR
- a CDS encoding outer membrane protein OmpK, which encodes MKARKLLLALSLISGSTLAHADNWTFANVSANYLDWSSRTTEQSGKKDFGYLEAEGGMGGNWGDVYGFFDLENPGKSGDGLNGYDRRYTTKAIGRFNLTQLGNVPVQLYAHVYDTRGNNFFSQNRVLGLSTELKYGNLTIKPFIGAHNELDSFGIGSGYNGWMAGYVLLYPFTAFGQSFLVTQWHETEFARKQQFVANYKHNTGENGAIALWWNVNKRFTTGVQYRYADQKLGSAEYQNAVIYSAKYNF
- the pgi gene encoding glucose-6-phosphate isomerase, which codes for MSELTQHPAWQTLWDHFADAKQLHMRELFQNDPERAERYGLEVGGLFLDYSKNRITDETLKGLMQLAREAGLLERIKAMFKGEKINSTENRAVLHVALRNRTNSPIFVDGEDVMPKVNSVLERMGKFAHAVRSGEWLGYTNQPITDIVNIGIGGSDLGPLMVCSALRPFGHPRMNMHFVSNVDGAQLKETLKKVHSETTLFVVESKTFTTQETLTNALTARDWFLQRARDEKAVAKHFVAVSTNQKAVADFGIDPSNMFEFWDWVGGRYSLWSAIGLPIMLYLGEENFTELLNGAHIMDQHFRNAPFEQNMPVLLAMIGIWYINYFGGGSHVIAPYDQYLHRLPAFIQQLDMESNGKQTQLNGNPVNFETAPIIWGETGINGQHAFFQLLHQGTHISPIDLIASLESRGSLPGHHEILLANVFAQAEAFMRGKTADEVREELAAQGMKGDALEALVPHKVFAGNRPTNTLLMSFLDPRNLGSLIALYEHKIFVQGVIWGINSFDQWGVELGKQLAKTIHGELTGKLKTAEHDSSTRRLIQLYRQANKSK